The following is a genomic window from Nitrospira sp..
CAATCGGGCGCGGCGCGGCTTCACGCGCTGAGCCCGTTGACGACATTAGGACGCGGCTATAGCGTGCTTCAGCATGCGCGTACTGGGGATGTGATTCGGGGAGTAAATGATGCGCGCGTTGGAGAGGAGCTTCAGGCGACGTTGATCGATGGGCGATTGTTGTGCGTCGTGAAAGCAGATGTGCCGGATGCTAGGATCTAACATCGGCTAAGGAGCCGGGTACTTTATTCATACTGGATGATGGGGAGTCGATTGTGGCGGCAGTGAAGTTCGAACAAGCGATGGCTCGGTTGGAAGCGATTGTGGGGCAATTGGAACAAGGCGATCTTTCGCTGGATGAATCGCTCAAGATTTTTGAGGAAGGAATACGCCTCTCGAAAAACTGCTTGAAAGTGCTGGAAGAGGCTGAACGGAAAGTGGAAGTGCTGGTCCAGGATGCAAATGGCAAAAAACAGTTACGGGCATTTTCTCTCGACGATGATGCTGATAGCGAGTCTCTTGAGTCGTAGGTGTTCTGCCTCTGTCAGAATGGCTCTCACATAGTCTGTTTGCGTATTCAACCATGGTAAATCAAGTGCGCCCGGTGAAAGATCGGCTCGACCGAGTGCTGGTTGCGCGAGGTCTTGCCCAGAGCCGAGATGTGGCGGTTCGGATGATCCTTGCCGGAGAAGTTCGGCTTGATGGCGCTCTGTCCGATAAGCCTGCGAAGCTGGTTCCACTTGATGCGGCGATCGACGTCGTCTCGCATGAGACTCGGTTTGTGAGCCGAGGCGGGGAAAAGCTTATTCACGCACTTGAGGCTGGCGCCATTGACCCGCAGGGAGCTGTCTGCCTTGATGTGGGGTGTTCCACGGGTGGATTCACCGATTGTTTGTTGCAGCGCGGCGCGGCGCGGGTGT
Proteins encoded in this region:
- a CDS encoding Exodeoxyribonuclease 7 small subunit (MaGe:77309953); the protein is MAAVKFEQAMARLEAIVGQLEQGDLSLDESLKIFEEGIRLSKNCLKVLEEAERKVEVLVQDANGKKQLRAFSLDDDADSESLES
- a CDS encoding hypothetical protein (Evidence 5 : Unknown function; MaGe:77309954), yielding MQNNSSILAKAPVKLSIPDIHGIHPRRAALQQTIGESTRGTPHIKADSSLRVNGASLKCVNKLFPASAHKPSLMRDDVDRRIKWNQLRRLIGQSAIKPNFSGKDHPNRHISALGKTSRNQHSVEPIFHRAHLIYHG